One Curtobacterium sp. MCLR17_007 DNA window includes the following coding sequences:
- a CDS encoding zinc ABC transporter substrate-binding protein, giving the protein MQNRRLLALPLVVGAAALALTGCATSPASSDASGDGTVRVVASTNVYGSLVKTIGGDHVSVTSILDDPSQDPHSFESSAQTQLAVSKADLLIENGGGYDDFMTTLAKSADTKADTINVVKLSGLDEGGDAEFNEHVFYSYPTMVKLVADVADRLGSLDSADKGTFAANAKSLTTKLQDLESQTAAAKQSDQGEKVAYTEPVPGYLFDAMGLDNVTPEAFSEAIEEGDDVPPAALNDTLKLFSDRTVKLLAYNEQTSSPETEQVKKAADKAGIPVVGVTETLPKGEDYVSWQQANIDAVTAALAK; this is encoded by the coding sequence ATGCAGAACCGCCGCCTCCTCGCCCTGCCCCTCGTCGTCGGCGCCGCCGCGCTCGCCCTGACGGGCTGCGCCACGTCGCCCGCGTCGTCCGACGCCAGCGGTGACGGCACCGTCCGTGTCGTCGCGTCGACGAACGTGTACGGCTCGCTCGTGAAGACGATCGGCGGCGACCACGTCAGCGTGACGAGCATCCTCGACGACCCCTCGCAGGACCCGCACTCGTTCGAGTCGAGCGCGCAGACCCAGCTCGCGGTCTCGAAGGCCGACCTGCTCATCGAGAACGGGGGCGGCTACGACGACTTCATGACGACGTTGGCGAAGTCAGCGGACACGAAGGCGGACACGATCAACGTGGTCAAGCTCTCCGGGCTCGACGAGGGCGGCGACGCCGAGTTCAACGAGCACGTCTTCTACAGCTACCCGACGATGGTCAAGCTCGTCGCGGACGTGGCCGACCGGCTCGGCTCGCTCGACAGTGCCGACAAGGGGACCTTCGCGGCGAACGCGAAGAGCCTGACGACCAAGCTGCAGGACCTCGAGTCGCAGACCGCCGCCGCGAAGCAGTCCGACCAGGGCGAGAAGGTGGCCTACACCGAGCCCGTCCCCGGGTACCTGTTCGACGCGATGGGGCTCGACAACGTCACGCCCGAGGCCTTCTCCGAGGCAATCGAGGAGGGCGACGACGTCCCACCGGCCGCGCTCAACGACACCCTGAAGCTGTTCAGCGACCGCACCGTCAAGCTGCTGGCCTACAACGAGCAGACCTCGAGCCCCGAGACCGAACAGGTCAAGAAGGCCGCGGACAAGGCGGGCATCCCGGTGGTCGGTGTCACGGAGACGCTCCCGAAGGGGGAGGATTACGTCTCGTGGCAGCAGGCGAACATCGACGCGGTGACGGCGGCACTGGCGAAGTGA